Proteins co-encoded in one Arthrobacter globiformis genomic window:
- a CDS encoding cation:proton antiporter regulatory subunit: MYMEETDLPGLGRRKDFMTASGRRIGVVELREGQTELFVSTWDDPDTCQASIPLTSEEAACLGNLLGGQHLAMTLTEAHREVPGIATRQFSIAADSPFQNQPMGKARIRTRCGVSIVAIMREGEVVPSPGPDVLLHPGDLLVAVGTQEGLDAAADILRNG; the protein is encoded by the coding sequence GGAAGAGACAGACCTTCCGGGTCTGGGCAGGCGCAAGGACTTCATGACCGCATCCGGCCGGCGGATCGGGGTGGTGGAACTGCGCGAGGGCCAGACCGAGCTGTTCGTTTCCACCTGGGATGACCCGGACACGTGCCAGGCCTCAATTCCGCTGACCAGCGAGGAGGCGGCATGCCTGGGGAATCTGCTGGGAGGCCAGCACCTTGCCATGACGCTGACCGAGGCCCACCGGGAGGTTCCCGGCATCGCCACCCGGCAATTCTCCATTGCCGCCGACTCCCCGTTCCAGAACCAGCCCATGGGCAAAGCCCGCATCCGCACCCGGTGCGGCGTTTCGATTGTGGCGATCATGCGTGAAGGGGAGGTGGTTCCTTCGCCAGGTCCCGACGTCCTCCTTCACCCCGGTGACTTGCTGGTCGCCGTCGGCACGCAAGAGGGATTGGACGCTGCGGCCGACATCCTGCGCAACGGCTGA
- a CDS encoding cation:proton antiporter, which produces MDRVALFLIELGAVVFCLGLLARLAGRIGMSPIPLYLVGGLCFGAGGVVELSGMKEFSHLSGEIGVILLLLMLGLEYTATELVTGLRRSWKAGILDFVLNFVPGAALAAFLGWGVVGAMVMGGVTYISSSGIAAKVITDLGRIGNRETPVVLSILVFEDLAMAIYLPILTATLAGVSFLGGLQTVGVSLAVVTVVLLVALRHGHHVSKAVHSENSEVFLLNLLGAALLVSGVAAALQVSAAVGAFMLGIAISGATADSATRILEPLRDLFAAIFFVAFGLNTDPASIPPVLAWALVLAVFTAATKIITGAWAAKRAGIARPGRFRAGAALIARGEFSIVIAGLAVTSGAGTDELAALATAYVLIMAILGPLAARYVEPLVKKFSRPARPEPVPA; this is translated from the coding sequence ATGGACCGCGTGGCCCTGTTCCTCATCGAATTGGGGGCAGTCGTGTTCTGCCTCGGTCTGCTGGCGAGGCTTGCGGGGCGGATCGGGATGTCCCCCATTCCGCTGTATCTGGTCGGCGGGCTGTGCTTCGGGGCCGGCGGCGTGGTGGAACTGAGCGGCATGAAGGAGTTTTCCCACCTCTCGGGTGAGATCGGCGTCATCCTGCTCCTGCTTATGCTCGGTCTGGAATATACGGCAACGGAACTAGTGACCGGCCTGCGCAGATCGTGGAAGGCCGGCATCCTCGACTTCGTCCTGAACTTCGTTCCCGGCGCTGCCCTGGCTGCATTCCTCGGGTGGGGAGTCGTGGGCGCCATGGTTATGGGCGGCGTCACGTATATATCGTCGTCGGGCATCGCGGCCAAGGTCATCACGGACCTTGGCCGTATCGGTAACCGCGAGACGCCCGTGGTCCTCTCCATCCTGGTCTTCGAGGACCTGGCCATGGCGATTTATCTGCCGATCCTCACCGCCACGCTTGCCGGGGTCAGCTTCCTGGGCGGCCTGCAGACCGTGGGCGTCTCGCTGGCTGTCGTCACCGTGGTGCTACTGGTGGCCCTGCGGCACGGGCACCACGTCTCCAAAGCCGTGCACAGCGAGAATTCAGAGGTTTTCCTGCTGAACCTGCTTGGGGCCGCCCTGCTGGTATCGGGCGTGGCGGCGGCGCTGCAGGTGTCCGCCGCGGTGGGCGCCTTCATGCTCGGCATCGCGATCTCCGGCGCCACGGCCGACAGTGCGACGCGGATCCTTGAACCGCTGCGGGACCTGTTTGCCGCCATCTTCTTCGTGGCGTTCGGGCTCAACACCGACCCCGCCTCCATCCCCCCGGTGCTGGCGTGGGCGCTTGTACTCGCGGTGTTCACCGCCGCCACCAAGATCATCACCGGAGCCTGGGCCGCCAAGCGTGCAGGCATAGCGCGTCCGGGACGCTTCCGCGCAGGGGCCGCGCTCATAGCCCGGGGCGAGTTCTCCATTGTCATCGCCGGCCTCGCCGTGACGTCCGGCGCGGGCACGGACGAACTCGCTGCCCTGGCCACGGCGTACGTCCTGATTATGGCGATCCTCGGGCCCTTGGCTGCCCGCTACGTCGAACCCCTCGTCAAAAAGTTCTCCCGGCCGGCGCGGCCGGAGCCTGTCCCGGCCTGA
- the dcd gene encoding dCTP deaminase — MLISDRDIRAEIDSERIVLDPYEAAMVQPSSVDVRIDRFFRLFDNHKYAHIDPAEEQPELTRLVEVEEGEAFILHPGEFVLGSTYETVTLPDDIAARLEGKSSLGRLGLLTHSTAGFIDPGFSGHVTLELSNMATLPIKLWPGMKIGQLCFFRLSSAAEFPYGSGEYGNRYQGQRGPTASRSHLNFHRTDI; from the coding sequence GTGCTGATCTCTGACCGCGACATTCGTGCCGAAATTGATTCCGAACGGATCGTCCTCGATCCGTACGAAGCCGCGATGGTCCAGCCGTCCTCGGTGGATGTGCGGATTGACCGCTTTTTCCGGCTGTTCGACAACCACAAGTACGCCCACATCGACCCCGCCGAAGAGCAGCCCGAGCTGACCCGGCTGGTGGAGGTGGAGGAGGGCGAAGCCTTCATCCTGCACCCCGGTGAATTCGTGCTCGGCTCCACCTACGAAACCGTCACGCTGCCTGACGACATCGCCGCGCGCCTTGAGGGCAAGTCCTCGCTTGGCCGCCTCGGCCTGCTGACGCACTCAACTGCCGGCTTCATCGATCCCGGCTTCTCGGGGCACGTTACGCTGGAGCTGTCCAACATGGCCACGCTGCCCATCAAGCTCTGGCCGGGCATGAAGATCGGCCAGCTCTGCTTCTTCCGGCTGTCCTCCGCCGCGGAGTTTCCCTACGGATCCGGCGAGTACGGCAACCGCTACCAGGGCCAGCGCGGACCCACCGCAAGCCGCAGCCACCTGAACTTCCACCGGACCGACATTTAG
- a CDS encoding SRPBCC family protein, translating into MAGAEHEVLVARDAMTVYSFLLDGANLPRWQADVRSVGLSSGSAGSMGARYQVTMDGTRGRPVARDYEITQARPGAEIQFQVVAGPSLLRGGFYLSTESAGTRVRFALEAPTLGFWSFIRPACRRQLRAAVGQLAKLPRVIEERTTAD; encoded by the coding sequence ATGGCAGGTGCAGAACACGAGGTCCTCGTTGCGCGCGACGCCATGACGGTCTACTCATTCCTCCTGGACGGCGCGAATTTACCCAGATGGCAGGCCGACGTCCGGAGCGTAGGGCTCAGTTCGGGCAGCGCCGGCAGCATGGGAGCCAGGTATCAGGTCACCATGGACGGGACCCGGGGCCGGCCGGTGGCGCGCGATTACGAGATCACCCAGGCGCGGCCCGGCGCCGAAATCCAGTTTCAGGTGGTGGCCGGTCCGTCCCTTCTGCGTGGTGGTTTTTACCTCAGCACAGAGAGCGCCGGGACCCGGGTGCGGTTTGCACTGGAAGCCCCGACACTTGGCTTCTGGAGCTTCATCCGTCCAGCATGCCGGCGCCAGCTCCGGGCGGCCGTGGGACAGCTTGCGAAGCTGCCGCGCGTCATCGAAGAGCGGACGACGGCGGACTGA
- a CDS encoding MFS transporter — MTPPPPPLATVTQPVAVVSERLPWRHTFISLRVPNFRLFATGHFIAVIAIWMQRIAQDWLVLQLSGSVTAVGFTVALQFLPSLLLGPWGGMVADRFSKRRILIMCQSAAAILAAALAALALTGRIEVWHVYVIALVLGLVTVLDQPARQVFVHELVGPRYLRNAISVNSTTFQLGGLIGPAIAGVLLTAVGAGWAFAANAAACCSTVAMLLLLRRDELFVSAPAAKSKGMLREGLRYALSKPTIYWPWLMVGFISVFAMSLPVLLAAFADRVYGIGAGGYGMLNALVALGALTGAVASTRRRQLRLRSVVLAAGMYGLMLCLSAAVPTLPFFGAALVLSGFWCLMFLTASNQLVQTSSNMSIRGRVMSLYIMVLIGGQALGGPMIGFIAEHLDPHAGLLVAGGVPAFAAATVAVVLARKGELTLKVDLRNRRGPLRVVSRAA; from the coding sequence GTGACACCCCCACCGCCGCCACTGGCCACCGTCACCCAGCCCGTCGCCGTCGTCAGTGAACGCCTTCCGTGGCGTCACACCTTCATCTCACTCCGGGTTCCCAACTTCAGGCTCTTCGCCACGGGCCACTTTATTGCCGTCATCGCCATCTGGATGCAGCGGATCGCCCAGGACTGGCTGGTGCTCCAGCTCTCCGGATCGGTCACCGCCGTCGGCTTCACGGTGGCGCTGCAGTTCCTGCCGTCCCTCCTCCTGGGGCCGTGGGGCGGAATGGTCGCGGACCGGTTCTCCAAGCGCAGGATCCTCATCATGTGCCAGTCCGCCGCGGCCATCCTGGCAGCTGCGCTCGCCGCCCTCGCACTCACCGGGAGGATTGAGGTCTGGCACGTTTACGTCATCGCACTGGTGCTCGGCCTGGTCACGGTGCTGGACCAGCCCGCCCGGCAGGTGTTCGTTCATGAGCTGGTGGGGCCCCGGTACCTGCGCAACGCCATCAGCGTGAACTCGACGACGTTCCAGCTGGGCGGGCTCATCGGTCCGGCGATCGCCGGGGTGCTGCTGACCGCCGTCGGCGCCGGCTGGGCCTTCGCCGCCAACGCCGCGGCCTGCTGCTCCACGGTGGCGATGCTCCTGCTGCTGCGCCGGGACGAACTGTTCGTCAGCGCGCCGGCAGCCAAGTCCAAGGGCATGCTGCGGGAAGGGCTGCGGTACGCGCTGAGCAAGCCCACTATCTACTGGCCGTGGCTCATGGTGGGATTCATCTCCGTGTTCGCCATGAGCCTGCCGGTGCTGCTGGCCGCCTTCGCGGACCGCGTGTACGGAATCGGCGCGGGCGGGTACGGCATGCTGAATGCCCTGGTGGCACTCGGGGCGCTGACCGGGGCGGTCGCCTCCACCCGGCGCCGGCAGCTCCGTCTGCGGTCGGTGGTCCTGGCCGCCGGGATGTACGGGCTGATGCTGTGCCTTTCCGCCGCCGTCCCCACCCTGCCGTTCTTCGGCGCCGCGCTGGTGCTGTCCGGGTTCTGGTGCCTGATGTTCCTCACCGCGTCGAACCAGCTGGTGCAGACCAGCTCCAACATGAGCATCCGCGGCCGCGTGATGAGCCTGTACATCATGGTGCTGATCGGTGGCCAGGCCCTCGGCGGACCGATGATCGGGTTCATTGCCGAACACCTCGATCCGCACGCCGGGCTGCTGGTGGCCGGAGGGGTGCCGGCGTTCGCTGCGGCGACTGTCGCCGTCGTGCTTGCCCGCAAAGGTGAGCTGACGCTGAAGGTGGACCTGCGGAACCGGCGGGGACCGCTGAGGGTGGTGAGCCGGGCGGCATGA
- a CDS encoding LysR substrate-binding domain-containing protein, with protein sequence MFEPAQLRSFLAVAETLSFTKAAERLGLAQPTVSQHVRKLEVAAKRTLISRDTRDVRLTDNGDAMAGFARSILAAHDAAARYFSGSAMRGRLRFGTADDLAITGLPRILREFRQIYPQINLELTVGQSDQLYKRLNSGQLDLVFVKWVAGAKDGTVVQHDTFSWVGLEQTALEPGHPVPLIAYPAPSLSRKLAIDALESVGRTWRITCTTKQISGVLAAVRAGIGVAVMPSSLVPEDLKVITRRFELPPVGDVDFTLIRNPLANAEVVDALTQAIMGRTLKKPV encoded by the coding sequence ATGTTCGAACCGGCCCAGCTCCGATCGTTCCTCGCCGTCGCCGAAACGCTGAGCTTCACCAAGGCGGCCGAACGGCTGGGCCTGGCCCAGCCGACGGTCAGCCAGCACGTTCGCAAGCTCGAAGTTGCCGCCAAGCGGACGCTGATCAGCCGGGACACGAGGGACGTCAGGCTGACGGACAACGGCGATGCGATGGCAGGCTTCGCACGGAGCATCCTCGCGGCCCACGATGCCGCCGCCCGCTATTTTTCCGGCTCGGCCATGCGCGGGCGCCTGCGCTTCGGCACCGCCGACGACCTCGCCATTACCGGCCTGCCGCGGATCCTGCGCGAATTCCGGCAGATCTACCCGCAGATCAACCTCGAGCTCACCGTCGGCCAGAGCGACCAGCTGTACAAGCGCCTGAACTCCGGCCAGCTGGACCTCGTCTTCGTAAAGTGGGTGGCCGGCGCCAAGGACGGCACCGTAGTCCAGCACGACACCTTTTCCTGGGTGGGCCTCGAACAGACCGCACTGGAGCCGGGCCATCCCGTGCCGCTGATCGCGTACCCAGCCCCCAGCCTGAGCCGCAAGCTTGCCATCGACGCCCTCGAATCAGTGGGCCGGACGTGGCGCATCACGTGCACCACCAAGCAGATCAGCGGCGTGCTGGCGGCTGTCCGCGCCGGCATCGGGGTGGCCGTGATGCCGTCCTCGCTGGTGCCGGAGGACCTGAAAGTCATCACCCGGCGCTTCGAGCTGCCGCCTGTGGGGGATGTCGATTTCACGCTGATCAGGAACCCGCTGGCGAACGCCGAGGTCGTCGACGCGCTGACCCAGGCCATCATGGGAAGGACCCTGAAGAAGCCCGTTTAG